A genome region from Paramisgurnus dabryanus chromosome 12, PD_genome_1.1, whole genome shotgun sequence includes the following:
- the filip1b gene encoding filamin-A-interacting protein 1 isoform X1, translating into MTSPWWTTAQVKMRSRTSDMEGPEKPLAKIHNTEKERSMLEQIKKKPKGQKESSEQKVLVSGTLKKSQKPCEKNQRKAGLLELSKEDLIHLLGVMEGEVQAREDIIHMLQSERTRPEVLEAHYGSAVSIQPLQALQRDSLMTGTDMTRDDVYDIPMIELDRLEEKHRDTYRRMLEQLLLAEKCHRRTVAELESEKRKHVDFMTKSDDFTNLLEQDRERLKRLLEQEKVFQARKDKDHSKRLQKVQEELVQLKSFALMLVDERQLHIDKIDQQKQKVQDLSEKLHEREQQLEIADSKAKEDGQKIQRLELDLEHKTSKFTQDHEEMTTKLAKQESESRQLRLKLASLSRKVEELEETNGTLQKSEEDLQDLRDKISRGECGNSSLMAELENLRKRVLEMEGKDEEITKTEAQCKELKRRLQDEENHSRELKLEVEKLQKRMVDLEKLEGAFNVSKSECAQLHTNLEKERALTKNLASELETVKNHMKDLECSESRLEKVEMSLKDDLTKLKSFTVILMDERKNMAERIKQEEKKSEELSKMLKAEQCKVTDVTEKLIEESKKLLKLKSEMETKASALMKEKEDLKSQLASGEEKMKDLNEKVCQMQSKMDEQEEAKYRRSDKVGFSEEDNKVKELTQEIERLRNRLKQLEVVEGDLLKTEDEYDILEKKFRTEQDKANALSLLLDEMKTQITKNKAIEKGELVTQEAELRLRCRMEEARTRDLQTDVQALKEKIHELMNKEDQLSQLQVDYAVLQQRFIEEEDKKKNMSQEVLKLTQELEATKRYSRALRPSMNGRRIVDVPLTSIAVQTDVDINEHAEDETAAVFIQKSFQEENHIMSNLRQKGLKKPAVLERYPPAATEMGMRKPWTPWMKKKEAVTITQEVTSGKTTQQVNGTTTTSPKTGRPLHIRVTPDHQNSTATLEITSPRAEDFFASTTIIPTLGLQKPRITIVPTSMLPKSKANGGPERMKSPVTITAISRAKSPEKTKGSPMEHPASPMSIITVSATPISQASISPEPQEMTMGRAVFKLTPEKQTVPTPVRKYNSNIITTEDNKIHIHLGSPGFKKSQDDKSGTVTVWPNGVSSDGKDVCTGTVLRSPRQTSANLENPGKMTSSITITPITSAPSRSTQSVHGTNVQSSRSTTTRIPVSKGMKTGKEAVIGLSTTSRSESQSMKIELRKSVCSSLVTGGGKSSC; encoded by the exons GCACGTGAGGACATTATCCATATGCTCCAGTCTGAGAGAACACGGCCAGAGGTTCTGGAGGCTCATTACGGTTCTGCGGTTTCCATCCAACCACTGCAGGCTTTACAGAGAGACAGTCTGATGACCGGCACTGATATGACTAGAGATGATGTCTATGACATTCCCATGATAGAG ctggaccgtctggaggagAAACATCGCGACACATACAGACGGATGTTAGAACAGCTTCTGTTAGCAGAGAAGTGTCACAGACGGACGGTCGCCGAACTGGAGAGTGAGAAACGCAAACACGTCGACTTCATGACTAAAAGCGATGATTTCACCAACTTACTGGAGCAGGACAGAGAACG ACTCAAGAGATTGTTGGAGCAAGAGAAGGTGTTCCAGGCTCGCAAAGACAAGGATCACAGCAAACGTCTTCAGAAAGTTCAAGAAGAGCTGGTCCAGCTGAAATCATTTGCACTAATGCTGGTGGATGAAAGACAGCTTCACATTGATAAGATCGACCAGCAGAAACAGAAAGTCCAGGACCTCAGCGAAAAGCTACATGAAAGAGAGCAACAATTGGAGATTGCCGACAGCAAAGCTAAAGAAGACGGCCAGAAGATCCAGAGGTTGGAGCTGGACCTTGAACATAAGACCTCCAAATTTACACAAGATCATGAGGAGATGACCACCAAACTAGCCAAGCAGGAATCTGAAAGCCGACAGCTGCGTCTGAAGTTGGCCAGCCTGTCACGCAAAGTCGAGGAGCTGGAGGAGACCAATGGTACCCTGCAGAAATCTGAGGAAGATCTGCAGGACCTGCGGGACAAAATAAGCAGAGGTGAATGTGGAAACTCGAGCCTCATGGCTGAGCTGGAGAACCTTCGGAAGAGAGTGCTGGAGATGGAGGGCAAAGACGAGGAGATCACGAAAACTGAGGCGCAATGCAAAGAGCTAAAGAGGAGGCTTCAGGATGAGGAGAACCACAGCCGTGAGCTGAAACTAGAAGTAGAAAAACTGCAGAAGAGAATGGTGGACCTGGAGAAACTGGAGGGAGCTTTTAATGTGAGCAAATCTGAATGTGCTCAACTTCACACCAACCTGGAAAAAGAAAGAGCGCTTACAAAGAACTTAGCCTCTGAGCTAGAAACGgttaaaaaccacatgaaagaTCTCGAGTGCTCGGAATCGAGGTTGGAAAAGGTTGAGATGAGTTTAAAAGACGACTTGACCAAACTAAAGTCGTTCACTGTGATTCTGATGGACGAGAGGAAGAACATGGCTGAGCGAATTAAACAAGAGGAGAAGAAAAGTGAAGAGTTGAGTAAAATGTTAAAAGCGGAGCAATGCAAAGTCACGGACGTCACCGAAAAGCTGATCGAGGAAAGTAAAAAGCTTCTTAAATTAAAGTCAGAGATGGAGACGAAAGCGTCCGCTCTTATGAAGGAAAAAGAGGACCTGAAGTCTCAACTCGCAAGCGGAGAAGAGAAAATGAAGGATCTGAACGAGAAGGTATGTCAGATGCAGAGTAAAATGGACGAGCAGGAGGAGGCCAAGTATAGGAGATCAGATAAGGTGGGATTTTCTGAAGAGGACAACAAGGTTAAGGAGCTGACCCAGGAGATCGAAAGACTCAGGAATCGCCTTAAACAGCTTGAGGTTGTGGAGGGTGATTTGTTGAAGACAGAGGATGAGTATGACATACTCGAGAAGAAGTTTCGAACTGAGCAAGACAAAGCCAATGCCCTGTCCCTGCTCCTGGATGAAATGAAGACACAGATCACCAAGAACAAAGCCATAGAGAAAGGAGAGTTGGTGACCCAAGAAGCCGAGCTCAGGCTACGTTGCCGAATGGAGGAGGCCAGAACGAGAGATCTTCAGACTGATGTCCAAGCTCTAAAGGAGAAGATTCATGAGCTCATGAACAAGGAAGACCAACTGTCCCAGCTTCAGGTGGATTATGCGGTTCTCCAACAACGGTTCATCGAAGAGGAggataaaaagaaaaacatgagTCAAGAAGTCCTTAAACTAACCCAAGAGCTGGAAGCCACCAAGCGATACAGCCGCGCCCTTAGACCGAGTATGAATGGAAGGAGAATCGTGGATGTTCCTCTTACTTCCATTGCAGTACAGACCGACGTGGACATCAACGAACACGCTGAGGACGAGACTGCGGCAGTGTTCATTCAGAAGTCGTTCCAAGAGGAAAATCATATTATGAGCAATCTGAGGCAAAAAGGTCTCAAGAAGCCGGCGGTGCTGGAGCGTTACCCTCCAGCAGCCACAGAGATGGGAATGAGGAAACCATGGACGCCTTGGATGAAAAAGAAAGAAGCAGTAACTATCACACAAGAGGTTACGTCAggcaaaacaacccaacaggTCAACGGAACAACGACCACGTCTCCGAAAACAGGTCGACCCCTCCATATTAGGGTGACACCAGACCATCAGAACAGCACGGCCACATTGGAGATAACCAGTCCACGTGCTGAGGACTTCTTCGCCAGCACCACTATCATCCCAACTCTTGGTCTCCAGAAGCCTCGGATAACTATCGTTCCTACATCTATGCTGCCAAAGTCCAAGGCCAATGGAGGACCTGAGCGGATGAAGTCCCCGGTTACTATCACAGCCATCTCCAGAGCTAAATCTCCAGAGAAAACTAAAGGCTCGCCGATGGAGCATCCTGCCTCTCCTATGTCCATCATCACTGTTAGTGCAACGCCAATCTCCCAGGCGTCCATCTCCCCAGAACCACAAGAGATGACCATGGGCAGGGCTGTGTTCAAGTTAACCCCTGAAAAGCAAACCGTTCCTACGCCTGTCCGAAAGTACAACTCCAATATAATCACCACAGAAGATAACAAGATTCATATCCACCTGGGGTCACCTGGGTTCAAGAAATCTCAAGATGATAAAAGCGGCACAGTAACGGTTTGGCCTAATGGTGTAAGTTCAGACGGTAAGGACGTGTGTACGGGAACAGTTCTGCGTTCTCCTCGACAGACTTCTGCTAATTTGGAGAACCCCGGCAAGATGACCAGCAGCATCACAATAACTCCCATCACCTCGGCTCCTTCGAGATCCACTCAGTCTGTA CATGGAACGAATGTGCAGTCATCTCGCTCCACAACAACAAGAATCCCTGTGTCAAAAGGTATGAAAACAGGGAAAGAAGCGGTTATAGGCCTGTCCACGACATCACGATCTGAGAGTCAATCTATGAAAATTGAACTGAGGAAATCTGTTTGCAGTTCTTTAGTCACAGGAGGAGGAAAGAGTTCATGTTAA